The following proteins are encoded in a genomic region of Deltaproteobacteria bacterium:
- a CDS encoding MlaE family lipid ABC transporter permease subunit gives MAGADTSGFQVERIDLAGDRSALRFVGELRFRDCYGAWDRVRELLAPMPPHFELDVSGLDGMDGGATALLLELRSEAAAAGSDAAIVGATGRVQSMLELYGGHPRRPSLLAPPATIGILEQIGRETRSLLNESNALDFVGDTLLAGAQAARSPGRVNWRDVPRLMERAGADGIPIVLMINFLVGLVTGFQAALQLKQFGANIFVADLVGLSVTRELAPLMTAIIIAGRSGAAFSAELGTMRVSEEIDALRTLGLDPFHFLVFPRVLALTLVAPLLTILADVIGIAGGLLVAMFSLDLTFHAYLAETEKALDLFDVSSGILKSAVFGLNVALIACQRGLATRGGAEGVGRSTTSAVVTSLFAIVVVDAIFTVIFHAFGR, from the coding sequence GTGGCGGGCGCCGACACTTCCGGCTTCCAAGTGGAGCGGATCGATCTCGCGGGGGACCGTTCGGCGCTCCGCTTCGTCGGCGAGCTCCGGTTCCGCGACTGCTACGGCGCCTGGGACCGGGTGCGCGAGCTCCTCGCGCCGATGCCTCCGCATTTCGAGCTCGACGTCTCGGGGCTCGACGGCATGGACGGCGGCGCGACCGCGCTCTTGCTCGAGCTCCGCAGCGAGGCCGCGGCGGCGGGCAGCGACGCCGCGATCGTCGGCGCGACGGGCCGCGTCCAGAGCATGCTCGAGCTCTACGGCGGGCACCCGCGGCGGCCGAGCTTGCTGGCGCCGCCCGCGACGATCGGCATCCTCGAGCAGATCGGGCGGGAGACCCGCAGCCTCCTGAACGAGAGCAACGCGCTCGACTTCGTCGGCGACACGCTGCTCGCCGGAGCGCAGGCGGCGCGGAGCCCCGGCCGCGTCAACTGGCGCGACGTACCGCGCCTGATGGAGCGTGCGGGCGCCGACGGCATCCCCATCGTCTTGATGATCAACTTCCTGGTCGGCCTCGTCACGGGCTTCCAGGCGGCGCTCCAGCTCAAGCAGTTCGGAGCCAACATCTTCGTCGCCGACCTCGTCGGCCTGTCGGTGACCCGCGAGCTCGCGCCGCTCATGACGGCGATCATCATCGCCGGACGCTCGGGCGCGGCGTTCTCCGCCGAGCTCGGCACCATGCGGGTCTCGGAGGAGATCGACGCGCTCCGGACGCTCGGCCTCGACCCGTTCCATTTTCTGGTCTTCCCGCGCGTCCTGGCGCTCACGCTGGTCGCGCCCCTGCTCACCATCCTCGCCGACGTGATCGGCATCGCGGGCGGCCTCCTCGTCGCGATGTTCAGCCTCGACCTCACCTTCCACGCGTATCTCGCCGAGACCGAGAAGGCGCTCGACCTCTTCGACGTCTCCTCCGGGATCCTGAAAAGCGCGGTGTTCGGCCTGAACGTCGCGCTCATCGCCTGCCAGCGCGGTCTCGCGACGCGCGGCGGCGCGGAGGGCGTCGGCCGCTCGACCACGTCGGCGGTCGTGACCAGCCTCTTCGCGATCGTCGTCGTCGACGCGATCTTCACGGTGATCTTCCATGCCTTCGGCCGCTGA